A stretch of Camelina sativa cultivar DH55 chromosome 18, Cs, whole genome shotgun sequence DNA encodes these proteins:
- the LOC104760813 gene encoding ultraviolet-B receptor UVR8-like isoform X2 → MLRLWSIAKTRIGKVSTSESCFTRDVLFNGIGKRRFTTSTSGERRKVMSFGDGSHGALGLSSSSIPGMGMDAYEPTVVSNLPSDISFISAGHYHSLAVTSSGDIWAWGRNNEGQLGPVSVDSRGSKLSEPKRVEGLDHVNVRAAFASGVVSAAIGDDGSLWVWGRSKRGQLGLGKGIIEALVPSRVDTLAAEHVVKVSLGWGHALALTVDGKVFGWGYVADGRVGNVGLPLEASLLDSVTNGSIKDHQAADLNLEAAEKKVVEAMSKENDMPIAWEPCLVEETRNMKVADIACGSDHSLILCDDGTLLSSGSNIYSQLGRSKQDLGMTPVDITESPISVAAGLGHSLAICNRGEKKIVSWGWNRSRQLGRGKPENLPREVEGFDEETPASISAGRVHSLCVTEKGEAWVWGCGKNGRLGLGSSSDEPEPMLLEDVEGCVLQAVAGFDHSLILVACDVEGCA, encoded by the exons ATGTTGCGATTATGGTCGATCGCGAAAACACGAATCGGTAAAGTTTCTACTTCGGAATCGTGTTTTACCAGAGACGTTCTCTTCAATGGAATTGGCAAACGCCGATTCACGACGAGCACTAGCGGCGAGAGAAGAAAAGTGATGAGCTTCGGTGACGGAAGCCATGGCGCTTTGGGTCTTTCATCATCGTCGATTCCTGGAATGGGAATGGATGCTTACGAGCCCACCGTTGTTTCTAATTTACCTTCCGATATCTCTTTCATATCCGCCGGACACTACCATTCTCTTGCCGTTACATCCAGCGGTGACATTTGGGCTTGGGGTCGTAACAATGAAGGCCAGCTCGGTCCAGTCTCCGTTGATTCTAG AGGTTCAAAGTTGAGTGAGCCAAAGAGAGTGGAAGGACTAGATCATGTGAATGTCCGGGCTGCCTTTGCGTCTGGAGTTGTTTCAGCGGCTATTGGTGATGATGGCTCTTTGTGGGTTTGGGGAAGATCTAAAAGAGGACAGCTTGGTCTTGGAAAAGGTATCATTGAAGCTCTTGTTCCTTCAAGAGTTGATACTTTAGCTGCAGAACACGTTGTTAAG GTATCCTTAGGTTGGGGGCACGCACTTGCGCTTACTGTGGATGGTAAAGTTTTTGGATGGGGTTATGTAGCTGATGGGAGAGTAGGCAATGTCGGACTTCCACTTGAAGCATCTCTGCTGGATTCAGTTACAAATGGGTCAATAAAAGATCACCAGGCTGCTGATTTGAATCTTGAAGCAGCTGAAAAGAAGGTTGTGGAAGCTATGAGCAAGGAGAACGATATGCCAATAGCTTGGGAACCTTGTCTGGTGGAAGAAACACGTAACATGAAGGTTGCAGATATTGCATGTGGATCGGACCACTCCTTGATCCTTTGTG ATGATGGCACACTTTTGAGCTCTGGGAGCAACATCTATAGTCAGTTGGGTCGGTCTAAACAAGACCTCGGAATGACACCTGTGGACATAACCGAATCCCCAATCTCTGTAGCAGCAGGTCTTGGTCATTCTCTAGCTATCTGCAACagaggtgaaaaaaaaattgtctcgTGGGGTTGGAACCGGAGTCGGCAGCTCGGTAGGGGAAAGCCGGAAAACTTGCCGAGAGAAGTAGAAGGTTTTGATGAAGAAACTCCAGCTTCAATATCAGCAGGACGTGTGCATTCCTTGTGTGTAACAGAGAAAGGAGAAGCTTGGGTTTGGGGCTGTGGAAAGAATGGTAGGCTCGGTTTAGGAAGCTCGAGTGATGAGCCTGAACCGATGTTGTTAGAGGATGTAGAGGGTTGTGTCCTTCAAGCAGTCGCTGGCTTTGATCACAGCCTGATATTAGTGGCATGTGATGTAGAGGGTTGTGCCTAG
- the LOC104760813 gene encoding ultraviolet-B receptor UVR8-like isoform X1: MLRLWSIAKTRIGKVSTSESCFTRDVLFNGIGKRRFTTSTSGERRKVMSFGDGSHGALGLSSSSIPGMGMDAYEPTVVSNLPSDISFISAGHYHSLAVTSSGDIWAWGRNNEGQLGPVSVDSSRGSKLSEPKRVEGLDHVNVRAAFASGVVSAAIGDDGSLWVWGRSKRGQLGLGKGIIEALVPSRVDTLAAEHVVKVSLGWGHALALTVDGKVFGWGYVADGRVGNVGLPLEASLLDSVTNGSIKDHQAADLNLEAAEKKVVEAMSKENDMPIAWEPCLVEETRNMKVADIACGSDHSLILCDDGTLLSSGSNIYSQLGRSKQDLGMTPVDITESPISVAAGLGHSLAICNRGEKKIVSWGWNRSRQLGRGKPENLPREVEGFDEETPASISAGRVHSLCVTEKGEAWVWGCGKNGRLGLGSSSDEPEPMLLEDVEGCVLQAVAGFDHSLILVACDVEGCA, from the exons ATGTTGCGATTATGGTCGATCGCGAAAACACGAATCGGTAAAGTTTCTACTTCGGAATCGTGTTTTACCAGAGACGTTCTCTTCAATGGAATTGGCAAACGCCGATTCACGACGAGCACTAGCGGCGAGAGAAGAAAAGTGATGAGCTTCGGTGACGGAAGCCATGGCGCTTTGGGTCTTTCATCATCGTCGATTCCTGGAATGGGAATGGATGCTTACGAGCCCACCGTTGTTTCTAATTTACCTTCCGATATCTCTTTCATATCCGCCGGACACTACCATTCTCTTGCCGTTACATCCAGCGGTGACATTTGGGCTTGGGGTCGTAACAATGAAGGCCAGCTCGGTCCAGTCTCCGTTGATTCTAG TAGAGGTTCAAAGTTGAGTGAGCCAAAGAGAGTGGAAGGACTAGATCATGTGAATGTCCGGGCTGCCTTTGCGTCTGGAGTTGTTTCAGCGGCTATTGGTGATGATGGCTCTTTGTGGGTTTGGGGAAGATCTAAAAGAGGACAGCTTGGTCTTGGAAAAGGTATCATTGAAGCTCTTGTTCCTTCAAGAGTTGATACTTTAGCTGCAGAACACGTTGTTAAG GTATCCTTAGGTTGGGGGCACGCACTTGCGCTTACTGTGGATGGTAAAGTTTTTGGATGGGGTTATGTAGCTGATGGGAGAGTAGGCAATGTCGGACTTCCACTTGAAGCATCTCTGCTGGATTCAGTTACAAATGGGTCAATAAAAGATCACCAGGCTGCTGATTTGAATCTTGAAGCAGCTGAAAAGAAGGTTGTGGAAGCTATGAGCAAGGAGAACGATATGCCAATAGCTTGGGAACCTTGTCTGGTGGAAGAAACACGTAACATGAAGGTTGCAGATATTGCATGTGGATCGGACCACTCCTTGATCCTTTGTG ATGATGGCACACTTTTGAGCTCTGGGAGCAACATCTATAGTCAGTTGGGTCGGTCTAAACAAGACCTCGGAATGACACCTGTGGACATAACCGAATCCCCAATCTCTGTAGCAGCAGGTCTTGGTCATTCTCTAGCTATCTGCAACagaggtgaaaaaaaaattgtctcgTGGGGTTGGAACCGGAGTCGGCAGCTCGGTAGGGGAAAGCCGGAAAACTTGCCGAGAGAAGTAGAAGGTTTTGATGAAGAAACTCCAGCTTCAATATCAGCAGGACGTGTGCATTCCTTGTGTGTAACAGAGAAAGGAGAAGCTTGGGTTTGGGGCTGTGGAAAGAATGGTAGGCTCGGTTTAGGAAGCTCGAGTGATGAGCCTGAACCGATGTTGTTAGAGGATGTAGAGGGTTGTGTCCTTCAAGCAGTCGCTGGCTTTGATCACAGCCTGATATTAGTGGCATGTGATGTAGAGGGTTGTGCCTAG